The Carassius auratus strain Wakin chromosome 19, ASM336829v1, whole genome shotgun sequence genomic sequence actctctgaggcagaagtctacAAAACTCATCCTTtataatcaccctactacttgcccacttgatcctattccatctcatctccttcaagccatttctcccgcagttatacctgcactcactcacatcatcaacacatccctccacactggtgtttttccctcatcatttagacaggctcgtgtAACtacactacttaagaaacccaccctcaacacatctcttttagagaactacagaccagtttcccttcttcctttcgttgcaaaaacacttgaacgagctgtgttcaaccaagtctctacatttctcacacacaacaaccaccttgacagcaaccaatctggcttcagaagtggacatttaactgagacggccttgctctcagactggcaagagcggaatccaaatcttcagtacttatcctgcttgatctgtccgctgcttttgacacggttaaccaccagatcctcctatcaactctgctggcaaaaggcatctcaggaaccacacttcaatggtttgagtcttgtctatcagataggtccttcaaagtatcttggagaggtgaggtgtccaagtcccAACATCTAAGTaatggggtgcctcagggctcagttcttggaccacttctcttctctgtctacatggcatcattaggttctgtcattcagaaacgtggcttttcataccactgctatgctgatgacactcaactctacctctcattccatcctgatgatccgacggtagctattcgcatctcagcttgtctaacagacatttcttgctggatgatggaccatcaccttcaactcaacctttccaagacagaactgcttgtgattccagcaaacccatcgttccatcacaatttcaccatcaagttaggcacatcaaccataactccttcaaaaacagctataagccttggagttatgattgatgatcaactgactttctcagaccacattgataaaaccgtctgatcctgcagatttgctttattcaacatcaagtagatcaagccctttctttcggaacatgctgcacaactccttgttcaagttctgtacaggctggactattgcaatgccctcttggaaggtcttccagccagctctagcaaacctttacaattaatccagaatgcggcagcaagattaatttttaatgagccaaaaaagaatacacgtcacacctctgtttataaaTTTGTACTGgtttccaatagctgctcgcataaaattcaaggcattgatgtttgcctacaaaactaccactggctctgcacccatttacctaaatttgttatttcagacttatgtgccctctagaaactTACGTTCTGCAAATGAACGTtgctttattgtgccatcccaaagaagcacaaagtcacttttacggacttttaaattaaatgttccctcctggtggaatgacctccccaactcaatccgagcagctgtgtccttagccatcttcaagaatcgacttaaaacacatctcttccatctttgtttgaccctctaactttaacactcactattctaattatattcttaaaaaaaaaatctaactacctttctaatctttttgtattttattttcttttcatttattatgcatgtgtgtgtgtaaagacctctaacactagcttgctctattctttttatttattatattatttaaaatcccatgctaggtGTAcagtgttaacctaactgagacttgttgttatagcacttatatatcattgctcttttgttgtttttgattgcttccactgtcttcatctgtaagtcgctttggataaaagcgtctgctaaatgaatacatgtaaatgcaaACCAAGTATGTACAAGGATACACTTTTTACACTTCTGAATGATCtgaatgtaaacaacatacccACGTACATACTTTTACATATGTGACACTCTTAAATGGCACTAGGATGATGCTGGATGatgaggagacgaattgttgaataaagtcattattttagttttctttgagcATAGAAGTATTCTCGTAGagttatttagaattattttgcCAGTGTTCTTGCTATGTTTCTGTGCCTTGATCGTGTaaggacccttgctgtctatggagtgtctgatcaaaaatatcttaatttgtgccctaaatatgaacaaaggtcttacaggtttggaatgacgtgagggtgagtaattaatgaccgaattttcatttttgggtgaactatccatttaaaataaacactttttttttcttcgtgtgaagaacatttttatattctaaagaacctttttccactattaAGAGCCTTGTGTAAAatgaaaaggttccatggatgttagaaactcttcatggaaccatagattcCAAGAAAGAACTCTGAGTGTTCTACAAGTTAACATGACGTTGGTTTGATGTTCTCTGCTCTCCTGAAGATCGCCACACCTGCGCGCTACACAGTGACTCTCGGAGGAACGTCTCTGTCCGTGAAGTACCTAAGGAAGCACGGGTACATGTCCACCCCTCCACCCGTGAAGGAATACCTGCAGGAGAAGATGGAGGAGACCAAAGAGAGGATCTCTGGGAAGATGGAGGAGACCAAGGATCGTATATCTGAGAGGATGGAGGAAACTTCTGTGAAGTTCACAGAAAAACTTCAAGAAACCAATGACAAAGTGTCTTTCCGAAAATAGAAATAATAGGTTTATAGGCTTACAAAAGGTCACAAAGTGACTCTCCTTTTCCATAATGTCATGAAGATTCATGTTATTTAACGATATAACATACTTAAGGAAAGCAATGTGTCTTGAGCACATACAGTATAAAGTAGTATGTAGGCTGTAAGCACACTTACTGTTCACATAATAGGCTAAACTATAAGATTATGACCATATAAATGTGGGATTCTACTTGAAGTGTTTTTAATAGATTAGACTGTTTTCTAAAGAGAACAGCAGGTGTAATGTGTATGTAATACTTTGTTCATATAACAACATAGCACTGCATCTTTCAATTCTTGcacttataaaatgttatttaaaatattatgcaaAACGGTGTCGGTCCGAAGATGTAAGTGTACATTAAGATGTAATACAGCTTATGTCATAGTTTAAAATACTGGAAAAAGTattgcaaaaaaagaaattgcAAACATTGCTGACATTCATTGTGCAAATCGTTAACAGTCTTCATGTCTCATTTCCAATCCAGTGCATTCCCGCCATTTTCATGTGTTTCATTTATGTGAGCTCATTTACAGTTGTACATAATTACTAAAGAAGGTTAATCATTGAACCGGTAATTTGCCAGTAAATGTGTCTGCTGGTGAAGCACTTGGGTCTGATGAGATTGTTCTATGTTGAGGGATCTTTGGCTGTCAACAACATCTTATTTCGTGAAGCATGAAGGAGTTTGCAttgaaaatttaaatgttttaaaaggccTTTTGTTTATTGGAAAGGCTATGTTTCTTAAGCATTTATTCTTCGTGGCTGTTAATGACCGCAAATACTGCAATCACTTGTAAATTGTAATCAGTATTTAAATGTCCAATTTTTTTGTTGGTTGACATTTCACAATTAACTTCTTGCTAGTGAACTGAGAAAATGTAGATGAAACTTTCATTATTTTGTACAAATAATTTCCTTTTGACaatgataaattatgttttaataaaagaaaaaatcagcttaaatattattacaatttttaaatattgaatatgtACCTCTACTGAAGTTTTGTCATAAAAAAAGCTTTATATCTTTAAGATATACTTTTTCATTCAAGATAATGGAAAAGTTATACTGATCAGTTTCAAGAACTACTTGATACTCACTCCCCATCAATATTACATCTTTACTAACaatttaagaaaatgttaaatgtcatttttaaacgTACTCTActagtatttagtatttttgtgtgtaaaaaaaaatggagtgCATCAGTTTTAAGTACAGTGTTAATCAGAAATCTTCATAAATTGAAAACCGCTATTCCACAAATAGGGATCCATGCTTTCCCTGTGGACTTCAAACTGAAATCATGACTGAACTGTTACACTGTGCTTTCTAATAGTTATATGGCTACACCTGTCATTCACATTAGTTGCTTTTCAGCCGAGGagtaactaaaagtaaaactagCTCAGCTGCTTTCAAAATAGCATGCCTACtaatcttaaaacaaaaaaacatggattaatttttacataaagattAACGCAACCAATATCTATGATATCCATTCAGAGTTTTACATTCAAGTGAATCTAATGCTCTGAGGCAGCTGTGAAATCtgacattataaatataaaaaaaaaattacttccttCAATGCGAAGTCCAAactgtacagaaaaaaatgtagccTATAAATGTAGCCTAGTTCAAATACTTTCTAAGGATATATTGACTGTCTTGAACAGAAGTAGCTTTTCCAGCCCTGCTTTAGTGTCTTTTAATTTTGAACGCTTTATtctaaagttttttatttatttttagttcactTCACCTTGAGGAGCACAACATAACAACAAACAGAGCACAAAAGAGACTCATTCTCTGGTTGTTTTCCTCAACTTTAATTGCTCTCTCTAGCCATTTGAGGACAGCGAAAGAACAAGCGTGGAATCGTTTCATGAGGGACTACAAGTGTCTTTGAGCAGTTcgtttttttcttgtatttattttttatgatttttttttccagtgggtttttagttactttttccTGTAAAAGTATTGCAATCAACATACCTCAAACTGAAAACCGCTGACATCACAAttgaataaaacagtaaaaaaaaaaaaaaaaaaaaacggacagcCGCGTTCCTTGCACACTTAACTGTttcatcttgtaaaaaaaaattatcataataatTTGTAGTCCACAATATAAGTCATACAGTCCTGTGACGTGATCTCGCTCGAGGCCGATGTAGACCGTTGCTGTGGATTGGCGCGAAATTCAATTTCCACGGACCGAGATGCTGAACTCACCATTCATTGAAGCGTGTGTTTCCGTAGAGGAGCCTGTCGGCGCGGAGAGCTCGGAACCAGAAATAATGACATGAACATGCAAGTAACAATCAGGTATGGGCTGCATTTTCCTCATTTGATACTCTTTTATATTCCACACAACTCGATTATgtgcataaaaacaacaacagaacgtTAACCGTTTTTAACGGATGTCCGTGCCGGTAAAGCCTCACCCTGAGCTGCGTTTTGATATGAACCACTGAACCTTGTCCCGTTTGAAGAGAAGGCCGCGTGGGAGCCCAAAAGTCGACAATCACGGTACAATGACGTTACAATGACGTTATTGTTCTGAGTGGTGGTTATTACACGTCCAAACAGCTAGCAGTCACACAATAAAcgtcaataaataaaatgacaagcgCTGGCATTTATAATTCTTTCTCTGGAAGTTACAAAAGCAGCAGCTAGTTATCCTTTATATAACTGCCTTATAATCAGAATATTCCTTTCATCACATTTACAGcataggaaaaaaatatatataagtcgtcatttttgtatttctgtgacCATACTGTAGCATTTCTCTTTGCAAACTTTACTCTGTTTTACAAAAAAGACAAAGCACAATTTAAGGCATTCACAAAACTTGATGCCACCAtgttaaagttttctttttaatattatctatacattatattacagtattaacAATGCTTTCTTGTGGTTTTCTACCCATTGGGTAGGATATGTGCATAATATATTCAAGTTATATACAGCACCGTACAAATAAACAGAGTCCGACTACTGAAAGAAGCACCATAGGAAGTGAGGCACAACAAAGGTGGGGACTTTTGAGTGCAAGTGGGTTTCTATGTCTGCTTAAACATGACTGTTAGGCACCGAATTTGCTCATGTAAATAGTAACATGCAAACCTCTCGGctgcaaacatatatatatatatatatatatatatatatatatatatatatatatattaaaaaaaaaacattagggtTTGTTTTCCTAGCAAGACAATGATGGCGAAAACGCACTTATGTTAACGAAAGACCAAAACATAGAACGAACATCTATGTCTCGGTTGGTACACAAATATAAAGTAATAGGGAAGCGGACATAGGCCTACTAGCGAAGggacaacagcagcagcagtagcgGTAGCAGCGcgtagcagcagcagcaatacaGTACGAACTCAAACTGCGCGGTCAGAATGAGTGACGGGAAGCAGAGCCAATGATGGGAAGCCAAGGTTTCAGAGCTGAAGCGGACGGCGACAGGAGAGTGTTGCTATTCAAGGGCAGAAAAGCTCCTATAAAAGCTTTTTTACGAAGGAAAGTGGAGCTTTTTTAGTCCAATTTGACTAAATATTCTCTTAAACTGGTCACTTTAATAAATAACTAGttgataaatagttttttttctatggGACTTTCTAAAGGGAAGGCCAAAGAACGATGGTTTACAAAGTTCAGGTGTGATTTAACAGAGCAAGCATTTTTAAAGTGTGCCGTGTGATTGAATACGACttaaaatgaagaaagaaaaagggGGATGTACCTCATCACGATTGGTacaaatgatataaatactgatGAGAAATAAGTAGATAAAAGTGTGTTCCTGTGCTGCCTCGGAATAAAACGGCATTCCAGGAGAGGAGAGTAAAAGATAAAATATGAGATCCATATATGATCGTGAACTAAAGTATAGTATGGATAACTGGAAACAAAACTATACGCATGCTTTTTTAAGTGGAAAATAAACTGTATGAGATATGACACACTCGCTCAGAAGGGGACATGATGTGCATAAGACTACAGTTCCCATGATTCCCTTGCACTTGGACCCCATGACAATGCAGAAGTGACGCAAGTTTAAAGTGCTACTCGACAGGATGAAAGTGGCGTGTGTGTCGTGACTTCCATCCGCAGATATCCATGCCAATATCTCTCAACTGGTTGGTGGAAAAAAGTGATCTGGAATTTGAACAGCTCGTTAAACcccctcttttttcttttttttttcctttttaataagTGCCATGATGCAGTTCAGGCGTGGAGATTTTAGGCTGGATCAGAGTTCTACATCTCCATTTCAGGAAACGCGAAATGTAAAAAAGGAAGAGAAAAATCCCAGGAACCATGTGGATTGACGTATGTAAAGTAACTAAGGGTAGGCGTTTCTACTTTTGAAAGAATAAGTGCAACATAaagacattttgttgttgttgtgagtcACATCCCCAAGATTTAAGATTTTTTCATGGCACTCATTTTGGATTTTGATTGGTTGTGAACAGTGTTTTGTGCATGAGTCCTGGAAATGCACAAACAAATAGAAAATGTCTCAATCCTATGACCTATGTGGTCTCTCACGCAAACAATCTGTGCCAACACACGTGTTCTTTAAATACAGGAAAGCATAAACAAACAAAGAGATTTAGTCGAGGAGCCCAAACATCCATACAAGGCCCCAAAGttctagccaaaaaaaaaaattaactttgtaAGCTTGGTTCCTCAATTTTTGATTTAAATTGTGCAAGGGGAGTGTTTAGGTCCCCTTTAGGTCCAGGAGGAAGTACCTAAGAGCACATGCGCTCTCTACTGCCCTCTGCAGGTGTGTCCTAGTCACATGGGTTTGTCACGCCGGCTATCCTTAACCTTGGTTAACAGGGTTGTGCTTGCGCCAGGCTGGGCGGAGCCGCTGGCTGTCCTCTGGTTGGAGGGTGGTGTGTTATTGCTGTGCTGGTGCAGGAAGGAGGCGGAGCCTGGGTGCGTCTGACCCATCACCTCGCTATAGGTGGGCGGTGGCCCCTCCATGTGCAAGTTCGAGGCACTCTTGCCAGAGTTGCTGCTGGGGGGCCGTGGGCCGCCTCCGTGCACGTAAACATCTATCAGGTCGCTGTCGAAAATGGTCCGGTTTGGGGGGGCACGCACGGACGCACGGCTCAGCTCGAGCTGTTGCTCGGGGTCTCTGAGCTGCAGAGTACAGGGGCCCTTGTAGGGCGGCAGCTCCTCACCGTCTGACAGGCAGATGGTGGGCGGCAAGTGGATGTCCTGCTGCAGGTATGGGTAGGTGGGCTGGAAGCGGCTGAATCGGTCCCTTTGCATAAATGAAGGTGAGTTGAAGCGCTCTCCGTTCCGTGGCCCATACATCACCTGAACATACAGAAGGAAGAAAATAAACCTTTTTAGAAATTAAcccaagaataaaaaaacaataaatattcaaacaaGGTCTATGCAAACATGGAGCCAGGTTAATTATATAACTAATATACAATAATGTTCAaatgtttcagatttttttatgtttttgaaagattaatttgaccaaaaacacggtaaaatcagtaatattctgaatgtttttttacaatttaaaagaactgttttctatttcaatacattgtaaaatagaatttatttctgtgatcaaagctgaattttcaacatcattactgcggtcttcagtgtcacacggtccttcagaaatcataatatgctgattagctgctcaagaaacatttcttataattatcaatgttcaaaacagttgtgctgtatCATTACATATAAGTAAATAATTTGGCTCTTTATTATTATGCACTATTACCTATTGTTGTATACAGCAAAAAGGATATCATTGTGTTTATTTAGTGTAAATATAGTAATTTCagagaataaatgttgaaatattgtcTTTTGAAAGGGCGACAAAATATCATGAGTTTCATGCTATTATCTCTTAGCTATGTTTTCCAGCCATAAACATAACACTAAAACATAAAAgcaattaataatattttgcagaAAGGTTGAATAATAGGTCATGTTAACTAACCTCAGTGGCTCCTTGTTGTGTCACCAAACTATCTGTTGGCCATGCACAGGCGTCCTATGATACAGAAAAGAGAGGCCTCTGTGAGTCATGCATTATTAAGGACATAAAATCAACTTCATCTCATGCATTACAGTTTTAAATTtgggtagaaaaaaaaatctaatttgctcCAGGCATCAGAAAAGTTGATCTAAATGCACATGCAGTAAATACTAGAATACATTAATATCATGCATTATTAATTCAAGACCGCTGGTTAGTCTTGTGGCCTCTAAACATGCAGCTGTAGAAACCGTGTTGTTGTCGAAATTTATGAGCTTGTTTCTAAATTTAAGAGCTTGGTTCCTTTCATGCTCTACATCTGTTCCTAAATCACATCTTCACCTTCTTCATATCTTTTTATGACTCTCTCGTTCTGGGAACTGCAGTCTAGACGAGCATGTCTCGCTCTCAACTACAGGATGTAAATCAAGAAGAACCAGGGATGTGCAGAACTATCCATTACCAAAATAAACTAGTTTGTGTGTTACCTAAAACACTAGTTAGACCAGTTAGCCTTAGAAACCCTGTGTGATTAGGTTGATTTAGCGTCAAGTCCACTATCAGACATATTTCTTAATGAAATATAGATACCCTTAAACTTTTATAGCACTAAACTACCAcagaaaacagacaaatattaaagGTACAACTCAGCCTGACTAATGGAGCCAGTCGTCCATCCTGACCCATCCCTAGTAACTACACAATGCATTTGTGCAGGTGTACCGACACAAAGACCCTGAAGCTGGCACGCACATTGTTGAGTCCCAAATGAACACGGTCACAAAGTCACACACATGGTGATCAAACAAAAGAACAGGAACTCTACACCCACTCAGAGCGCACACAGACAGGACACACATGGTGACTGGAGAATCAAACGAACACCCACtcagaataaaacacacacacacacacacacactcttaccgGCTGCATGCCCTCCTCTCGTTGACGGGCTTGGCTGTGGCGTGTGAGGAAGGCCCAGGCCGACAGCCGATAGTGGTTCAGCAAACAGATGATCACAACTACCATTACAGTCATCACCACAATTATGATTATTATCTGAACAAACTCCAGTTCAGCTGCAAGAcaagaaaacagagagaaaaccATTAACACATTTCACATATTCACCGAGCTGCAGATGTGGTGCTAACCTGTGCAAAACTCATTACTATGTTTtgttatttcttgttttatttgaaaatcatATGCTTGGTTACTTGAAATGTTAAATCCCACATCTAAGCTCAAAAATTATCATCGTTTGACCAGATATCAATCATGTTTGCTGcataaacagtattttttttcttcttctcagttTTAGGGGGTTAAGGTTCACTATAAATGGTGTTAGTGATTTACCGTTTACGGATTTACTGTTATTCATCAGAAAGGCAAGCTAGACAGTTGCTTATGAATAAGTAATGGCATAGCAAACCCATCATGCTCATTCTTACCACCAGGGGGAAGTAACGTGAACACAACTGTGTTTTGAGTTTGGGTGGGGGGTGGATTTGCAGATCAAAATCATACTCAAAAAGTGAAGCAACTGACTAATCCACAAAAAATGTGATAATGCAATGTTTCCAATGACTTTTCTGACCTACATTAAGTCAAGAATGGTGACAACGAGAAACAAGAGAGTTTTGgggtcatttttattattaatatgagcTGGATTTTAACATGCTCAATACGTCTGTGTGTTAACTGCTAGACCACAGCTCTGATTTCATAAAACTGTTTCATAAACTGATTATGTCATGGTTCCATCTCACTTAATCAAAGGAAGGaattcattttttatgttaatcTAGTCATACTGCCTCATCTCAGAGCAGCATGTATCGAGAATCCTTTCAAAGGAATGCCTAAAAATTAACAGGCATGTTGTTACAAACAAAATATACATCTCTTTTAGCCTCCAGCCGACCCTTGAACACACAGATAAACCCAGATAATATGGACTTGTTCTCCAGTCACATGAAAACGTGTTGATTTGTTCCACACATACATTCAGAGAAATCTTGTTAGCCCTGCTGTCCACGAAGTAACCCAGACAATGCCATCTGACACATGAAGGTTTGAGACAATAGAAAAACTGCTGGAAAGCTGCGACACTGAAGTAAACACCATCAGTTGTCTAACACAATCTACACTAACATTAAGGGTATTCAAACATACGACTATGACACCAGCAAAACACAGCAGACTTTGTTTTACGCAGTAAAGAAGATCTGAATAAAATGTGTGCTTTGACGCTCTACTCCCAGAAGCTACAAATTCATCCTCATGCAATGAAAATTGACTCATATATTCTCCAGATGCATGTTATTTATCATATTGTGAACATTTCATCCAtgtatgtttcattttttttttttttttgacctcatACAGTTTTACTAAAATTTCATAACTAGATCTTCTGGTGAAAACgtcagacttctctctggtgatgtaTACCGGAATTCTCCCATCATTCAGTCCACTTAATGCCGCCTCTGCAATAGTGTTGTcactgtaccaatttcggtaccaaagcaaaaccccaaaacatgctaaataaaaaatttgtCTATACTTTAATTTAATCCAAACtttgtacatatttaatttaaaagggcTTTTGAATTTTGAAGCCAAGAATAACAACTGAGTTAgcttaaaaaaagcttttctgaCTGATATGACACAATGTTAACCATTTGTACATTGTCTAGCACGCATATTTTAGATTCACAATTCATTTAAATGCTTCTGGTGtgaaaaaatagtaaatatcatcatgttttattttttaccctaATAAAAGTTATAGGAgcattaaatagttaataaagaaACTTCATTCTAAAGCTCATAATATTACCGTTAGCCCCGCTTATGCTAACAATGAACTACTCTAATAACAACGTTCATTTCAATCCAACATTCcaattaaaatagttaataatattcaaaacagaacagactggcaCTCTATTTGTGGCAgcatatatatgcaaattcattctttgccagtaGGAGGTGCTTGTAGAGCACAGAGAGAGGTTTCCTCGGTAACGGCTGTAATCAGATAAGCGCTGAGCCTGCTCTCATAAACGCTGCTCAAGTATTACAAGCAAGATGAAATGAACATGACATTCATAATTTTCTGAAGACGAGttacttcagaaatacagcgatataaaaataCCCGCACCgggccttttggaaaatctatttgtagtggtcagttttgatattgtggcagactgccacaaataaataaatgtatgggaaacacaatgAAATTTTCATGCTTGAACTCATTCATTTGAACTTAGTTTGATGTTTCCTTGTTTTGATGTCGCCAGGTCTCAGTGCTTTTATTTAGAGAGCGCATCTGTGCACTTTTCAAGTAGCccatcaagaaccgggttgaccaggtactcggtaccaccggtacttaaaaaaATCTGGTaccataacattttcatttttttagtactgaCTTGGTACcgaaagtaccgggtcttttgacaacccTACTCTGCAAGCTTATCTGCCTCCACTTTTGAGTGCAACGTCCACCTCTCACAATCCAATCACCAACCGATGCAATAAACCAAATCCTTGctctacattttttctttttttgataacCCGTAACACTCGGATAAACATCACAAcacagaagaaaagatctgtcactaCTTCCATTTCATTGTGTCGTTAAAGTACTGAAAATAAAATTGTCCAATCAAACACTATAGCTTGTCGGCTGTTGGATGACTAGTCAACCATCCTCACTCATCTCTTCTTCTTTAGGTTCTTTAGGTGAGCTGTCTCAAACTTTAGTTTTTGACCTTTCCATCATGGCCACTTTCTCTCTACAAGAACAAGGCCATACCCAGGATGTAGTTGGGCCATGTTATGACACTGTTAAATAAGCTGCTTTGGTGCTGGCTCTTTGCCACAGCTCTTCTGGTGAGAGTGCTTGCAAGACAAGGCCCCATCTGTTGAGGGCTTGGAGGAGAGGACCAGAGACCAGACCCATCCCAGTAGTTAACCCAGCACAGGCGATAAACTGCCCAAATCTACTGCCTTTAACTGGATTACGGCCTGGACCTAACTCCAAGAAACAGACAACTGGTGGTAGATGGAGGGGGGTGGGGTGGTGTGTAGGGTTGTGCCTATAGATGATAGTATTGTGCATCgatgatagtcagagatatcgacgatagtcaagacgatattaggctcattctcctattaatgtattgaataatcagtccctccagaaaaacgtgattatgcgatcgcgtgatttaatgcataatcagccaagggccgcatatttatgcgggggtcgcatttttttcaaatacgccgcactttcgccgcattaattgccgatttcaggaagcaaaatatgcggaggtagcatgaGTTCATAaaccctgtattttcgttgcaaaaaaagt encodes the following:
- the LOC113119177 gene encoding low-density lipoprotein receptor class A domain-containing protein 4-like isoform X1 → MQAADYPATNNNTECKFHCTNGRCLKLLSLICNHLNECGDNSDEEHCPASVPPPPDTIQSELEFVQIIIIIVVMTVMVVVIICLLNHYRLSAWAFLTRHSQARQREEGMQPDACAWPTDSLVTQQGATEVMYGPRNGERFNSPSFMQRDRFSRFQPTYPYLQQDIHLPPTICLSDGEELPPYKGPCTLQLRDPEQQLELSRASVRAPPNRTIFDSDLIDVYVHGGGPRPPSSNSGKSASNLHMEGPPPTYSEVMGQTHPGSASFLHQHSNNTPPSNQRTASGSAQPGASTTLLTKVKDSRRDKPM
- the LOC113119177 gene encoding low-density lipoprotein receptor class A domain-containing protein 4-like isoform X2; translation: MQAADYPATNNNTECKFHCTNGRCLKLLSLICNHLNECGDNSDEEHCPASVPPPPDTIQSELEFVQIIIIIVVMTVMVVVIICLLNHYRLSAWAFLTRHSQARQREEGMQPVMYGPRNGERFNSPSFMQRDRFSRFQPTYPYLQQDIHLPPTICLSDGEELPPYKGPCTLQLRDPEQQLELSRASVRAPPNRTIFDSDLIDVYVHGGGPRPPSSNSGKSASNLHMEGPPPTYSEVMGQTHPGSASFLHQHSNNTPPSNQRTASGSAQPGASTTLLTKVKDSRRDKPM
- the LOC113119177 gene encoding low-density lipoprotein receptor class A domain-containing protein 4-like isoform X3 — its product is MRNTTVPDSSSSNNNNNNNANSNDTCSCNCTLSQPQGMDISELEFVQIIIIIVVMTVMVVVIICLLNHYRLSAWAFLTRHSQARQREEGMQPDACAWPTDSLVTQQGATEVMYGPRNGERFNSPSFMQRDRFSRFQPTYPYLQQDIHLPPTICLSDGEELPPYKGPCTLQLRDPEQQLELSRASVRAPPNRTIFDSDLIDVYVHGGGPRPPSSNSGKSASNLHMEGPPPTYSEVMGQTHPGSASFLHQHSNNTPPSNQRTASGSAQPGASTTLLTKVKDSRRDKPM